In a single window of the Arachis hypogaea cultivar Tifrunner chromosome 6, arahy.Tifrunner.gnm2.J5K5, whole genome shotgun sequence genome:
- the LOC112696436 gene encoding type I inositol polyphosphate 5-phosphatase 8 isoform X2 codes for MRTESNKISKSSWPKQAVKKWLNIKTSADKFHSDYCFTERRKSCSDKDCYAVVPDNFSEGWLMDSRNGMRSWDLGKEETCVPFSDALDLRMFVGTWNVGGKSPDEALNLRDWFKSPSPADVYVIGFQEIVPLNAGNVLGPEDSGPAAKWLSLMRHALNPNIEEEKGGVKQQQRYYLAASRQMVGIFLCVWVRADLYCHVTNIRASCVGTGIMGYLGNKGSISISMRLYHTTFCFVCTHLASGEKDGDEMRRNLHVSEILKRTKFSSSFEAPQTILQHHNIIWLGDLNYRLVAGYDDTHELLKKNDWQALLEMDQLRIEQKAGRVFKGWNEGGIYFAPTYKYLANSDHYVAQTSKSKEKRRTPAWCDRILWKGERLKQLWYVRGESKFSDHRPVYSMFFAQVDLRGKNGITPPPPPPSNAVTITRSCSSKPLVNAGLPSSCAAKVQAEEQLLMLTRTQSCMDTVQSL; via the exons ATGAGAACAGAGTCCAACAAAATATCCAAG TCTTCGTGGCCAAAACAAGCCGTGAAAAAGTGGCTTAACATAAAGACTAGTGCTGATAAGTTTCACTCAGATTATTGTTTCACAG AAAGGAGGAAGAGTTGTTCGGACAAAGATTGTTACGCCGTCGTCCCAGATAATTTCTCAG agGGGTGGTTGATGGATTCTAGAAATGGAATGAGAAGTTGGGATCTTGGGAAGGAAGAAACTTGTGTTCCTTTCAGTGATGCTCTCGACCTCAG GATGTTCGTGGGGACGTGGAACGTTGGAGGGAAGTCACCCGATGAAGCTTTGAACTTGAGGGATTGGTTCAAGTCTCCTTCACCAGCTGATGTCTATGTAATTgg GTTCCAAGAAATAGTGCCGCTAAACGCAGGGAACGTGCTTGGGCCAGAGGACAGTGGGCCAGCAGCGAAGTGGCTAAGCCTTATGAGGCACGCATTAAACCCAAacattgaagaagaaaaaggaggcgTTAAGCAGCAGCAACGGTATTACCTTGCAGCAAGCAGGCAAATGGTTGGAATCTTCTTATGCGTTTGGGTGCGTGCCGATCTTTACTGCCACGTCACCAATATTAGGGCCTCTTGCGTTGGCACTGGCATTATGGGCTACCTTGGCAATAAG GGCTCAATATCAATTAGCATGAGACTGTACCACACCACGTTCTGCTTCGTCTGCACCCACTTGGCCTCTGGAGAGAAAGACGGCGACGAAATGCGTAGAAACTTGCACGTCTCGGAAATCTTGAAGCGAACTAAGTTTTCGAGTTCCTTCGAGGCTCCTCAAACCATACTTCAACACCA TAATATCATATGGCTTGGAGATTTGAATTATCGGCTTGTAGCTGGCTACGATGATACACATGAGCTTCTCAAGAAGAATGATTGGCAGGCACTACTAGAAATGGATCAG CTAAGAATAGAGCAGAAAGCAGGTAGAGTATTTAAAGGTTGGAATGAAGGGGGAATATACTTTGCACCTACATACAAATACTTAGCCAATTCGGACCACTATGTTGCCCAAACTTCCAAGTCCAAGGAAAAAAGACGCACTCCTGCTTG GTGCGATCGAATACTGTGGAAAGGGGAAAGGTTGAAGCAGCTATGGTATGTTCGTGGAGAATCCAAATTCTCTGACCACAGGCCAGTGTATTCGATGTTCTTTGCTCAAGTCGATTTGAGGGGCAAAAATGGCATTACTCCTCCTCCACCTCCTCCCTCTAATGCTGTCACCATTACACGATCATGTTCCTCAAAACCATTGGTAAACGCTGGGCTACCATCGTCTTGCGCTGCGAAAGTGCAGGCAGAAGAGCAGCTCTTGATGCTAACGAGGACACAGAGTTGCATGGACACTGTACAAAGTTTGTGA
- the LOC112696436 gene encoding type I inositol polyphosphate 5-phosphatase 8 isoform X1 has protein sequence MRTESNKISKSSWPKQAVKKWLNIKTSADKFHSDYCFTGAERRKSCSDKDCYAVVPDNFSEGWLMDSRNGMRSWDLGKEETCVPFSDALDLRMFVGTWNVGGKSPDEALNLRDWFKSPSPADVYVIGFQEIVPLNAGNVLGPEDSGPAAKWLSLMRHALNPNIEEEKGGVKQQQRYYLAASRQMVGIFLCVWVRADLYCHVTNIRASCVGTGIMGYLGNKGSISISMRLYHTTFCFVCTHLASGEKDGDEMRRNLHVSEILKRTKFSSSFEAPQTILQHHNIIWLGDLNYRLVAGYDDTHELLKKNDWQALLEMDQLRIEQKAGRVFKGWNEGGIYFAPTYKYLANSDHYVAQTSKSKEKRRTPAWCDRILWKGERLKQLWYVRGESKFSDHRPVYSMFFAQVDLRGKNGITPPPPPPSNAVTITRSCSSKPLVNAGLPSSCAAKVQAEEQLLMLTRTQSCMDTVQSL, from the exons ATGAGAACAGAGTCCAACAAAATATCCAAG TCTTCGTGGCCAAAACAAGCCGTGAAAAAGTGGCTTAACATAAAGACTAGTGCTGATAAGTTTCACTCAGATTATTGTTTCACAG GAGCAGAAAGGAGGAAGAGTTGTTCGGACAAAGATTGTTACGCCGTCGTCCCAGATAATTTCTCAG agGGGTGGTTGATGGATTCTAGAAATGGAATGAGAAGTTGGGATCTTGGGAAGGAAGAAACTTGTGTTCCTTTCAGTGATGCTCTCGACCTCAG GATGTTCGTGGGGACGTGGAACGTTGGAGGGAAGTCACCCGATGAAGCTTTGAACTTGAGGGATTGGTTCAAGTCTCCTTCACCAGCTGATGTCTATGTAATTgg GTTCCAAGAAATAGTGCCGCTAAACGCAGGGAACGTGCTTGGGCCAGAGGACAGTGGGCCAGCAGCGAAGTGGCTAAGCCTTATGAGGCACGCATTAAACCCAAacattgaagaagaaaaaggaggcgTTAAGCAGCAGCAACGGTATTACCTTGCAGCAAGCAGGCAAATGGTTGGAATCTTCTTATGCGTTTGGGTGCGTGCCGATCTTTACTGCCACGTCACCAATATTAGGGCCTCTTGCGTTGGCACTGGCATTATGGGCTACCTTGGCAATAAG GGCTCAATATCAATTAGCATGAGACTGTACCACACCACGTTCTGCTTCGTCTGCACCCACTTGGCCTCTGGAGAGAAAGACGGCGACGAAATGCGTAGAAACTTGCACGTCTCGGAAATCTTGAAGCGAACTAAGTTTTCGAGTTCCTTCGAGGCTCCTCAAACCATACTTCAACACCA TAATATCATATGGCTTGGAGATTTGAATTATCGGCTTGTAGCTGGCTACGATGATACACATGAGCTTCTCAAGAAGAATGATTGGCAGGCACTACTAGAAATGGATCAG CTAAGAATAGAGCAGAAAGCAGGTAGAGTATTTAAAGGTTGGAATGAAGGGGGAATATACTTTGCACCTACATACAAATACTTAGCCAATTCGGACCACTATGTTGCCCAAACTTCCAAGTCCAAGGAAAAAAGACGCACTCCTGCTTG GTGCGATCGAATACTGTGGAAAGGGGAAAGGTTGAAGCAGCTATGGTATGTTCGTGGAGAATCCAAATTCTCTGACCACAGGCCAGTGTATTCGATGTTCTTTGCTCAAGTCGATTTGAGGGGCAAAAATGGCATTACTCCTCCTCCACCTCCTCCCTCTAATGCTGTCACCATTACACGATCATGTTCCTCAAAACCATTGGTAAACGCTGGGCTACCATCGTCTTGCGCTGCGAAAGTGCAGGCAGAAGAGCAGCTCTTGATGCTAACGAGGACACAGAGTTGCATGGACACTGTACAAAGTTTGTGA
- the LOC140173639 gene encoding uncharacterized protein, with protein MGLELLLERGVKNVEIFVDSQLVIRQVSLEYRCVSENLRKYFNMVTKLLSEFDNVIVRHDPRELNQEANKLAQIASRYKIKPSTLEKLVRIKDVFIPLREREVLSLEKLDPEDWRVPIVEYLENSSLSVDRKLKYRAQSYVLMNNVLFKKSVDENLLTCLGEEETYLALIEVHEGICGAHQSGKKMKWVINKRRLYWPTIQRDCINYARSCEECQKHGSLQHIPTSELHVIIKLWPFRG; from the coding sequence ATGGGACTGGAATTATTATTAGAAAGAGGAGTTAAAAATGTGGAAATTTTTGTAGATTCACAACTTGTAATCCGTCAAGTATCACTTGAGTACAGGTGTGTTAGTGAAAATTTAAGAAAGTATTTCAATATGGTCACAAAGTTGTTGAGCGAGTTTGACAATGTCATTGTAAGGCACGATCCAAGGGAGTTAAATCAAGAAGCGAATAAATTAGCTCAAATTGCTTCAAGATATAAGATCAAGCCCTCAAcactagaaaaattggtaagaataAAGGACGTATTTATACCTTTGAGAGAAAGAGAAGTATTGTCATTAGAAAAACTAGATCCAGAAGATTGGAGAGTACCAATTGTGGAATATTTAGAAAATTCAAGTCTTAGTGTCGATAGAAAACTTAAATATAGGGCTCAAAGTTATGTTCTAATGAATAATGTCTTGTTTAAGAAATCTGTTGATGAAAACCTCTTGACATGTTTGGGAGAAGAAGAAACGTATTTGGCTCTTATTGAAGTGCACGAGGGAATTTGTGGTGCCCATCAATCagggaaaaaaatgaaatggGTGATAAATAAGAGAAGATTGTATTGGCCAACTATTCAAAGAGATTGTATAAATTATGCTAGGTCCTGTGAAGAATGCCAAAAACATGGAAGCCTTCAACATATTCCAACATCAGAATTGCATGTTATAATTAAGCTATGGCCGTTTAGAGGTTGA